The sequence TCCATGAATCCCTGCCCAGCCGCATATTAGTAGCATACTTAAAACACCTGCTGCTGCATTGACATAATTCCATCCACCAGAAATATAGTACATACCGTCAACCATGCCATTAAATCCAGCTAAGCCAACCTGTAATTCTCTAACTGCAGCTTCTATGATGTTTATGGCCAAAATACCTGGCACCAAAAAGATATACCACTTATGTTTTTTATGATAGTCTGTATACCTTATTACCATGTAAATTAAACTTCCTGCTAGGGCTGAATAAACCTTCACCCAAGTAAACCATGATGTTATTTCGCTATCCATTTTCAACCAAACAGGGGTAAGCAAAGTGGGAATGATTATAAACATTGCTATACTTCCCCATTTGCTGGCCCGGGCCAACTCATTTAACCCAATAAGAATTCCTAAAACTACTAACCACATCATTAAGTTGTGCCAAGGTATTGATTCAAAAAAGAACATAAAATCACTCCTCGTATAATTATTTTAATTAATTGGATTTTTCTGCTCTGAAAATACCAGATACCATTTTCTTTACTTTTCTAGCGGTAATTCTACCTTTACGCTTAATCATATTCTTAACTACTAAAGGTTTAAGTTTTTCAAAGGGTACATTCTCTGCATCGTACTTTCTTTCAAGGGAAATAGCATCGAATTTACATCTGATTGTACATGCCCCACAACCTACACACATATACTCGTCTACGGTGGTAGCACCACAGCCTAAACAGCGCTCTGTTTCCTTTTTTATTTGATCTTCAGTAAAGGTTGGGCGTAGATCTTTGAAGGTTGCTTTAGACTTTGATCCATCAATATGACCTGTTTTTTCCCTTTGTACATGGTCATATCCTTCAAGGACCAAGTTCTCCTTATCAAAGGCATGATACTCTCTCCTATCACGTCCAATAACCAAACTCTGACCAGGATGAACATACCTATGAATTGAAATTGCAGCTTCTTTTCCTAAGGCAATAGCATCTATGGCAAATTTAGGACCTGTTACAGCATCTCCCCCTGCAAACACATCAGCCTCTCTTGTTTGAAGGGTAAAGGAATCTACTTTAACTGTATCGTTTGGGTTAAGCTCAATTTGGGTACCATCTAACAAATTACCCCAGTCCATGGCTTGCCCCACGGAAATCAAAACATTATTTGCTTTTACAATTATGGTTTCATCCTCATCATACACTGGACTAAATTTGCCGTTTTCATCAATTACGGACAAACATTTTCTAAATTCTACACCAGATACTTTGCCATTTTCTATAACAATGCGTTTTGGTCCCCAAGTGTTGCTTATCACTATATCCTCAGCCAATGCTTCTTCTATCTCTTCTTCAAGGGCTGGCATTTGTTCACGGCTTTCTAGGCAGAACATCTCCACATCTGAAGCTCCAACTCTAGTAGCTGTTCTTGCAACATCTATTGCAACGTTACCTCCACCTATTACAACAGTCTTACCTTCAAGTTTAATATCCTTGCCTAAATTAACGTCACGTAGGAAATCCACCCCTGTGGCAACTCCCTCTGCCTCTTCTCCTTCTAAGCCAAGCTTTCTGCCAGCTTGTGCACCTATTGCTAAGTAGAAAGCTTCGTATCCCTGGTTTCTTAGGTCGGAAAGAGTCACATCTTTACCAACTTCCACACCTGTTTTAAATTCAACACCTAGTTCCCTTAGGATATCTATTTCAGCATTTATAACATCCTTTTCCAGTCTATAAGAAGGAATTCCAAGGGTTAACATACCTCCAAGTACTTCTTCCTTTTCAAATACTGTCACTTTATAACCATCGATTCCTAAATAAAATGCACATGAAAGGCCTGATGGACCTGCACCGATAATTGCGATTTTCTTTCCGTATTCATGTCTTTGTCTTGGAACATAACGGGTATCCATGTTCAAATCCTGCTCAGCAATAAACTTTTTAATTTCATCAATAGCAACGGATTCATCAATGTCACCCCTTGTACATGCTGATTCACATTTTCTTGGGCAAATACGACCACAAACTGCTGGGAATGGGTTTTCATGCTTGATAAGTTCAAGGGCTTCTTTGTATCTTCCTTGAGATGCCAGTTTGATATATCCTTGAACGGAAATATGGGCAGGGCATTCTGTTTTACATGGACTTGTACCAGTCTCCACAACATTTTCCCTGTTTGTGCGGTAATCAGGGTTCCATTTGTCTGGACCCCACTGGGTATTAGCTGGGATTTCTTCCCTTATCTTTTCTATTATGGGAGTTATTGTGCAAAGTTTTTGCCCTAATTTTAAAGCATTGACAGGACAGACCTCCACGCATTCTCCACAGGCAACACATTTATCTTTATCCACCTTGGATACATAGTTGGAACGTACCATATCGTTGTTTATGAACATGGAAGCTGTTCTCAAAGCTAGACATGAACATCCACAACAGTTACAAATAGCGTGGGTTTCACCAGGCCCATCGGTATTAGGAATCTGGTGCATAAGGCCGTTTTTCTCTGCTTTATCAATTATTTCAAAGGCCTCTTCACGGGTTATCTGTCTACCCCTACCAGTCCGAATATAGTATTCGGCAGCATGACCAAGCTGTATACACATCTCTTCCTTTAAGTGCCCGCAGCCCTCTCCCATAGCCTCCCGAGCTACTCGACATGAGCAATCAGACACTGTGAAAACATCATTTTCATTTAAGTATTTTGAAACTTCCTCATAGGAAGCCCGTCTTGTTTCTCCATTTATTGACGCTTCAATGGGTATAACACGCATAAGACCAAGTCCCACAGGGAAAGTACCGGCAGTCATTGGCCCCCTTACTCTTCCGTATGCTTCAAAGGCCTCGGCAATCTGGGGATATTTTTTTACATTTTCCCTACTATTAGCCATCATTTCCATGACACCAGGAACCCATATTTCAAGCCAATACTTGTCTACACCCTCTTTTTCACCAACGAAACAAACGCCAGCTAAAGCCAATTCCCATAATAGGCTTTTTGTCTCCTCTACGGATTTTCCACATAGTGGAGCAACTTCCTCGGCACTTAAGGGTTTACGAAACTTTAAACAAAG comes from Alkalicella caledoniensis and encodes:
- a CDS encoding FAD-dependent oxidoreductase, with the translated sequence MVKQKVLDLADHIGRKKSGTYTPKDPEYLILEPVVTDDMAEVGLCLKFRKPLSAEEVAPLCGKSVEETKSLLWELALAGVCFVGEKEGVDKYWLEIWVPGVMEMMANSRENVKKYPQIAEAFEAYGRVRGPMTAGTFPVGLGLMRVIPIEASINGETRRASYEEVSKYLNENDVFTVSDCSCRVAREAMGEGCGHLKEEMCIQLGHAAEYYIRTGRGRQITREEAFEIIDKAEKNGLMHQIPNTDGPGETHAICNCCGCSCLALRTASMFINNDMVRSNYVSKVDKDKCVACGECVEVCPVNALKLGQKLCTITPIIEKIREEIPANTQWGPDKWNPDYRTNRENVVETGTSPCKTECPAHISVQGYIKLASQGRYKEALELIKHENPFPAVCGRICPRKCESACTRGDIDESVAIDEIKKFIAEQDLNMDTRYVPRQRHEYGKKIAIIGAGPSGLSCAFYLGIDGYKVTVFEKEEVLGGMLTLGIPSYRLEKDVINAEIDILRELGVEFKTGVEVGKDVTLSDLRNQGYEAFYLAIGAQAGRKLGLEGEEAEGVATGVDFLRDVNLGKDIKLEGKTVVIGGGNVAIDVARTATRVGASDVEMFCLESREQMPALEEEIEEALAEDIVISNTWGPKRIVIENGKVSGVEFRKCLSVIDENGKFSPVYDEDETIIVKANNVLISVGQAMDWGNLLDGTQIELNPNDTVKVDSFTLQTREADVFAGGDAVTGPKFAIDAIALGKEAAISIHRYVHPGQSLVIGRDRREYHAFDKENLVLEGYDHVQREKTGHIDGSKSKATFKDLRPTFTEDQIKKETERCLGCGATTVDEYMCVGCGACTIRCKFDAISLERKYDAENVPFEKLKPLVVKNMIKRKGRITARKVKKMVSGIFRAEKSN
- a CDS encoding DUF5692 family protein yields the protein MFFFESIPWHNLMMWLVVLGILIGLNELARASKWGSIAMFIIIPTLLTPVWLKMDSEITSWFTWVKVYSALAGSLIYMVIRYTDYHKKHKWYIFLVPGILAINIIEAAVRELQVGLAGFNGMVDGMYYISGGWNYVNAAAGVLSMLLICGWAGIHGTTGKKRDMVWPDMTIMYVVAYAVWNISYVYSCAPGNAFYSGVALNIAPIIPAIFWAKGTWMQNRAHTLSFWMIWVMTFPYFFATGSTFNVSVSYNPTANWTLAIISLTLHVVLAVWQISRVVKYRRNILKDEIWSGTKYNNNPSNIGQ